In Carya illinoinensis cultivar Pawnee chromosome 10, C.illinoinensisPawnee_v1, whole genome shotgun sequence, one DNA window encodes the following:
- the LOC122278407 gene encoding uncharacterized protein LOC122278407, with the protein MCEVAKVAWEILEITHEGTKTVKNSKIKMLEDESFNEFYAKLNDIVNSRFNLREKVDDSRIVRKILRSLLERFRPKVIAIEESKDLDTIKVEELVGSLQAYESSLSQARKGKTLNVLLSYSSDSENSSSDNEKSFMAFASIVNDLTEVELTKAESECAFSDSDVALVEADKDFSIQEPYNDVCEVVVKLKKLNKKLYNRLTSVEDFCFQNKIIQSSANEKNKPKPKVKWVNKKDDVCFVAHTTLRAKKDCSWYLDSACSRHTSGDKALFKKIEQTARGTVTFGDRSKATVEGKLSIEIPELPSLHDILSVNGLKGIHQEFSMLITPQQNE; encoded by the exons aTGTGTGAGGTTGCTAAAGTAGCATGGGAAATTCTGGAGATTACGCATGAAGGAACAAAAACTGTGAAAAACTCAAAGATTAAGATGTTAGaagatgaaagttttaatgagTTTTATGCTAAACTTAATGACATTGTtaattccaggtttaatctcaGAGAAAAAGTTGATGATTCAAGAATTGTGAGGAAGATCCTAAGGTCTCTACTTGAAAGATTCAGACCTAAAGTTAttgctattgaagaaagtaaagatttgGATACAATAAAAGTTGAAGAGCTGGTCGGATCTTTACAAGCATATGAGTCTTCACTTTCTCAAGCTagaaaag gaaaaactTTGAATGTATTACTTAGTTATAGTTCTGACTCTGAAAATTCATCATCTGAcaatgaaaaatcttttatggctttTGCTTCTATTGTGAATGATCTTACTGAGGTTGAACTAACAAAAGCTGAAAGTGAATGTGCCTTTAGTGATTCGGATGTAGCCCTTGTTGAAGCTGATAAGGATTTTAGCATACAAGAACCATATAATGACGTATGTGAAGTAGtagtcaaattaaagaaactcaacaagaagctgtacaatAGACTCACTTCTGTGGAAG ATTTTTGCTTCCAAAATAAGATAATACAAAGCAGTgcaaatgaaaagaataaaccaaaaccCAAAGTAAAATGGGTGAATAAAAAAGATGATGTGTGCTTTGTTGCTCACACAACACTTAGAGCAAAGAAAGACTGTTCTTGGTATCTGGACAGCGCTTGTTCAAGACACACGTCTGGAGATAAAGCATTGTTCAAGAAGATTGAACAAACTGCTAGAGGCACTGTGACTTTTGGAGATAGAAGCAAAGCTACTGTAGAAGGAAAATTGAGTATTGAAATACCTGAATTACCTTCTTTACATGATATTTTGTCTGTTAATGgtctaaaa GGCATACATCAGGAATTTTCTATGCTTATTACTCCACAGCAAAATGAGTAG